The following proteins are encoded in a genomic region of Corythoichthys intestinalis isolate RoL2023-P3 chromosome 5, ASM3026506v1, whole genome shotgun sequence:
- the LOC130916203 gene encoding BH3-interacting domain death agonist-like, producing the protein MDDLTTLASGQNATLVVFSFLQADCSNEQYNKAVCSLGRELEEAWICDEENGDIECDGSNQPDDFAGSIGDMQPSLELYWPGGQVEARALQEVAAHLREIAAQFERSVVDQAARNLHTNVMSSPSEEWLRLLKSEVQRAMMQGVGLEQLPEERVIVALGLALVKKVCEYTPRLLKDLFNTTLQYVRHQRRTVT; encoded by the exons ATGGATGATTTGACGACGTTGGCCAGCGGGCAAAACGCAACTTTGGTGGTTTTCAGCTTCCTCCAAGCGGATTGTAGTAACGAGCAATACAATAAAGCCGTTTGCTCCTTGGGCAGAGAGCTCGAAGAAGCTTGGATTTGTGACGAAGAGAACGGAGATATCGAATGTGACGGCAGCAACCAGCCTGACGACTTCGCGGGGTCCATTGGTGACATGCAGCCATCACTAGAACTTTACTGGCCTG GTGGTCAAGTCGAAGCGAGAGCCCTGCAGGAGGTTGCGGCTCACCTGAGGGAAATCGCCGCCCAATTTGAGCGCAGTGTTGTGGATCAGGCCGCTCGAAACCTGCACACGAATGTCATGTCTTCACCCAGTGAA GAATGGCTGCGTCTGCTAAAAAGTGAGGTACAAAGGGCCATGATGCAGGGGGTGGGCCTAGAGCAGCTACCCGAAGAGAGGGTTATCGTGGCCCTCGGCCTCGCATTGGTGAAGAAAGTGTGCGAATACACCCCCCGACTGCTCAAAGACCTCTTCAACACAACGCTGCAGTATGTCAGACACCAGAGGAGAACGGTGACTTGA